The Pseudomonadota bacterium DNA window CGCGATGCCAGAAATAATGCGTTTCTGGAAAAATATGCCTGGGGAAAGATTTCTCCCACAAAGGTGATCACCACAGTTGAAAAAATGAAAGCGCTGACCCCGGCCAGAACCGAATGCGATAACAGTGTCAGCAGGACGTTTATTCCGACGTTTCCCCAAAGAACGGTTGTAAGCAGAAAATTTGCATCTTCACGGAGTTTGATTACTTTTTCCGCATCGGCGTTGCCGGATGAGACTTCAACTTCAAGCCTCAATCTGCTTACGCTGAATACGGCAAGATTGAGTCCGGAAAAAAGGGCGGATTGTGAAATACAGAAAAGAATACCGAGCCAGATAAACATTTGTCTCCTATATTTATGAGTTGAAAAATAAAAAAATCAGATCAGGCAGTTAAAAGATTTTTTAATGTAGTGTCAAAACACATTTAAAAGCAAGAGTTCAAATGCAAAACAATTTTGATAAATCCAATCATTGCTTGACATTGTAATCAGTGCAAACAAGAATCAGATAACACCAATGACAGGTCAAGCTGCGGGATTCAATCCTGCAATAGCAGCCATGAGGTATGATGATGAACCGCTTCAATGTTAATGAATTAATGATGTGGCAGGACGCAAAATTTATTGCGATAGTATTGATTTTCCTTGCTGGTATCCTTGTTTATGCGGCTTTAAGTCGTTTTTATTCTCTGTTGTTTAAACAGGAGGCTCTTTCCGAATCTTTATTCCGTGTATTCAAAAATATAACGAAAATCCTTGTTTTTGTTATGGTCATTCTTTTCTCCATGCAGCAGCTGGGGGTAAAGATTTCAGCCATAGTCGCATCATTGCTCACCGTGTCGGCAATGATTGCCGTAGGATTCATCGCGGTGTGGAGCGTGTTGAGTAATTTTTTATGTTCTTTTCTGATAATCCTGTTCAAGCCGTTTCGGATCGGCGATGATATTGAGATTACCGAGTTAGTCGGCGGTTCTGGCCTTCGAGGCAAGGTTGTTGATTTCAATATCATGTATACCTCCATCCTTGAACACGGGGAAATGCCAGAGGAAGAAAAAGCACTCATTCGAATCCCCAATAATACGTTTTTCCAGAAGGCAACCAAACGCTGGAAGGGTGAAGAGAGAAAAAGTGTTGAAAAGCATCTTTTTAACAAGTCTTTAATCAATAGGTGATACTGAGAAAATCGAGGATTAATGGTGCGGACAACCGAAATTCAGGAAAATAAGAGCAGATACTCCGGCCGGGTGAAATCAGTGCGCGGGACGGTTGTTGACGTGTTTTTTGAAGAGGAACTTGCCCCGGTTTACGGATTGCTCTATGCCGGCGAAAACCAGCAGACTGCCCTTGAGGTCATGGATCATGTGGATGAGCATACCGCCCGCTGCATTGCCTTGACCCCCACCGCAGGGCTGGGACGGGGTGATCTGGCGCAGGGAACAGGCGCGCCGATAATGGTGCCGGTTGGCGAGGAAAATCTCGGGCGGATGTTCAATGTGTTCGGCGAGACAATTGACCTGAAAACAGAACCGGTGGCCCAGCTGAGAAAATCCATTCATCAGTATCCTATTTCCCTGGCTGACCGCGTTACCCACGAAGAAATATTTCTTACCGGCATCAAGGCCATTGACCTGCTTGCACCCCTTGAACGCGGAGGCAAGGCGGGTTTGTTCGGCGGCGCCGGGG harbors:
- a CDS encoding mechanosensitive ion channel family protein, which produces MMMNRFNVNELMMWQDAKFIAIVLIFLAGILVYAALSRFYSLLFKQEALSESLFRVFKNITKILVFVMVILFSMQQLGVKISAIVASLLTVSAMIAVGFIAVWSVLSNFLCSFLIILFKPFRIGDDIEITELVGGSGLRGKVVDFNIMYTSILEHGEMPEEEKALIRIPNNTFFQKATKRWKGEERKSVEKHLFNKSLINR